Proteins found in one Coffea eugenioides isolate CCC68of chromosome 5, Ceug_1.0, whole genome shotgun sequence genomic segment:
- the LOC113771543 gene encoding putative nuclease HARBI1 → MAWNNRRGARGRNANRMRQDEEDEALLLMSASLMLMHPSLAHVDNNQPLPQHDGSFTDRQWVEHVLYGHHRRSIDNMRITVDNFLLLSNILVERQYVPHNYQQRVPIQEALAMTLMLVSHKHTHRVLGTIFDRSIETINRNIKKVLQGLCLFATEIIRPGDQTAVHRRIANSTNFYPWFKDAVGAMDGTHISACPPTGEQMAYTNRHGWQSQNVLAVCDHDMRFIYVYAGWEGSAHDARVLESALAYPSDFPLPQPGQYYLVDAAYKNAPGFMPPYKNVGSESPAKALFNTRHSQLRNVIERTFGVLKKRFKWLKGPVDNFYMSTQISIVIACCALHNFLRMHQPEDAHFQRFESEDVHLNEEPEIGGPVPQPFALNVSPAELAEWKAKRDYIATQMYAARGRRRR, encoded by the exons ATGGCCTGGAACAACCGCCGTGGTGCTAGAGGACGCAATGCAAACCGCATGAGGCAAGACGAGGAAGATGAGGCCTTACTTCTTATGAGTGCCTCGTTAATGTTAATGCATCCGTCACTTGCACACGTGGATAATAATCAACCACTTCCGCAACATGATGGTTCATTCACAGATAGGCAGTGGGTAGAACACGTACTCTACGGTCATCATAGACGCTCAATAGATAACATGCGTATCACGGTTGATAATTTCTTGCTACTGTCCAATATCCTTGTCGAGAGACAGTACGTTCCACACAATTACCAACAGCGCGTGCCCATACAGGAGGCGCTTGCTATGACTTTAATGTTGGTCAGCCACAAGCATACGCACCGTGTGTTGGGTACTATTTTTGATCGATCCATCGAGACGATTAATCGAAATATAAAAAAAGTGCTCCAAGGCCTGTGTCTATTTGCAACTGAAATAATACGACCGGGTGACCAGACTGCAGTTCATCGACGAATTGCAAACTCAACTAATTTTTATCCATGGTTCAAG GATGCCGTGGGAGCGATGGATGGCACCCACATCTCAGCTTGTCCTCCGACAGGCGAGCAAATGGCATATACAAATCGGCACGGGTGGCAATCACAGAATGTTCTGGCAGTTTGTGACCATGACATGCGCTTCATCTATGTGTATGCTGGATGGGAGGGAAGTGCACACGATGCGCGAGTGTTGGAGTCAGCATTAGCATATCCGTCAGATTTTCCACTGCCGCAACCTG GCCAGTACTACTTAGTTGATGCGGCATACAAGAATGCTCCAGGTTTCATGCCCCCGTATAAGAACGTGGGGTCTGAATCTCCGGCAAAGGCCTTGTTCAATACTCGACATTCGCAACTTCGCAATGTCATTGAGCGCACATTTGGTGTGCTTAAGAAAAGATTCAAATGGTTAAAGGGTCCGGTAGATAATTTCTATATGAGCACTCAAATCAGTATAGTCATTGCTTGTTGTGCGTTGCACAACTTTTTAAGGATGCACCAACCAGAAGATGCCCATTTTCAACGGTTTGAATCAGAAGACGTGCACTTAAATGAAGAGCCAGAAATAGGCGGGCCAGTACCTCAGCCGTTCGCATTAAACGTATCTCCTGCAGAGCTGGCGGAATGGAAAGCTAAACGAGACTACATAGCGACTCAAATGTACGCAGCACGGGGGCGACGCCGCCGTTAG